One Impatiens glandulifera unplaced genomic scaffold, dImpGla2.1, whole genome shotgun sequence genomic window carries:
- the LOC124918197 gene encoding dihydroceramide fatty acyl 2-hydroxylase FAH1-like yields the protein MVAQGFAVDLDKPLVFQVGHLGENYQDWVHQPIVSKEGPRFFENDFWEFLTKTHWWAIPLIWLPVVCWFSLKSFWLGRTPPQIAILLVSGIFLWTLMEYSLHRFLFHIKTKSYWGNTAHYLLHGCHHKHPMDGLRLVFPPAATAILLVPFWNLVKLISTQTTCPALFAGVLLGYVMYDVTHYYLHHSQPTSEIPRNLKRYHLNHHFRIQTKGFGITSSLWDKVFETLPQSKASQKGL from the exons ATGGTTGCACAGGGCTTTGCAGTGGACTTGGATAAACCACTTGTGTTCCAG GTTGGTCACCTTGGAGAAAATTATCAGGATTGGGTCCATCAGCCCATTGTCAGCAAGGAAGGCCCTCGATTTTTCGAAAATGACTTTTGGGAG TTTTTGACTAAAACTCACTGGTGGGCGATTCCTCTAATTTGGTTGCCGGTTGTATGCTGGTTTAGCTTGAAGTCTTTTTGGTTGGGGCGTACACCTCCACAGATAGCTATACTATTGGTTTCAGGAATATTTTTATGGACATTGATGGAGTATTCTTTACACAGATTTCTGTTTCACATCAAAACAAAGAGCTACTG GGGAAACACCGCCCACTATCTTCTTCACGGTTGCCATCATAAGCATCCAATGGATGGGCTACGCCTTGTTTTCCCGCCTGCTGCGACAGCTATTCTATTGGTCCCG TTCTGGAACTTGGTGAAACTCATATCTACTCAAACAACATGTCCTGCATTGTTTGCTGGAGTTTTACTTGGTTATGTCATGTACGATGTTACCCATTATTATTTGCATCATAGTCAGCCAACAAGCGAAATACCTCGGAATCTCAAG CGATATCACTTGAACCATCATTTCCGCATACAAACCAAAGGGTTTGGTATCACTTCTTCACTTTGGGACAAGGTATTCGAGACGCTACCTCAATCGAAGGCTTCTCAGAAAGGTTTATAA